One Hordeum vulgare subsp. vulgare chromosome 4H, MorexV3_pseudomolecules_assembly, whole genome shotgun sequence DNA window includes the following coding sequences:
- the LOC123448869 gene encoding uncharacterized protein LOC123448869 isoform X1, producing MGRRFPAAALAAAVRPFARSSPAASKAAKPTTAPLDTPRNAGSGAAAGASSGRAEVRDVAAACGMQEDDRVPLAEVVLDCTKRWFQDTLKEARAGDAAMQVLVGQMYRSGYGVNKNEHKSRIWMEKASRYRSTVWKVCNKRPGYNASDSDSDDVKETAK from the exons ATGGGCAGGCGCTTCCcagccgccgccctagccgctgcTGTCCGACCCTTCGCCCGCTCCTCCCCCGCCGCTAGCAAGGCAGCGAAGCCCACGACCGCTCCGCTGGATACTCCCAGGAACGCCggttccggcgccgccgccggGGCTAGCTCTGGACGGGCCGAGGTGCGGGATGTGGCGGCGGCATGCGGGATGCAGGAGGACGACCGGGTGCCGCTCGCGGAGGTGGTTTTGGACTGCACGAAGCGGTGGTTCCAGGACACGCTCAAGGAGGCGCGCGCCGGAGACGCCGCCATGCAGGTCCTCGTCGGCCAGATGTACCGCAGCGGCTACGGCGTCAACAAGAACGAGCACAAG TCTAGAATTTGGATGGAGAAAGCATCAAGATATCGGTCTACAGTCTGGAAAGTTTGCAATAAACGCCCAG GATACAATGCCAGTGATTCCGATTCAGATGATGTTAAGGAAACAGCCAAATAA
- the LOC123448869 gene encoding uncharacterized protein LOC123448869 isoform X2 → MGRRFPAAALAAAVRPFARSSPAASKAAKPTTAPLDTPRNAGSGAAAGASSGRAEVRDVAAACGMQEDDRVPLAEVVLDCTKRWFQDTLKEARAGDAAMQVLVGQMYRSGYGVNKNEHKNLDGESIKISVYSLESLQ, encoded by the exons ATGGGCAGGCGCTTCCcagccgccgccctagccgctgcTGTCCGACCCTTCGCCCGCTCCTCCCCCGCCGCTAGCAAGGCAGCGAAGCCCACGACCGCTCCGCTGGATACTCCCAGGAACGCCggttccggcgccgccgccggGGCTAGCTCTGGACGGGCCGAGGTGCGGGATGTGGCGGCGGCATGCGGGATGCAGGAGGACGACCGGGTGCCGCTCGCGGAGGTGGTTTTGGACTGCACGAAGCGGTGGTTCCAGGACACGCTCAAGGAGGCGCGCGCCGGAGACGCCGCCATGCAGGTCCTCGTCGGCCAGATGTACCGCAGCGGCTACGGCGTCAACAAGAACGAGCACAAG AATTTGGATGGAGAAAGCATCAAGATATCGGTCTACAGTCTGGAAAGTTTGCAATAA